From Apium graveolens cultivar Ventura chromosome 9, ASM990537v1, whole genome shotgun sequence, the proteins below share one genomic window:
- the LOC141684212 gene encoding autophagy-related protein 9-like: MMFSRQNGANALDILKRKLCGESSLRTGLLNDSHEIELSDYQRAPSSGSESPSGLLDGDSLSVEPISDLDLFFERLYGYYCEKGLLCIVIKWIVELLSLAFTICFSCFFLLYVDWNGLRNAKCGMVAVESGIKPCDLVKEAFHEHPLTPFTLSTAIIVGYLGIFSIYWIFCFLRFFAQLKETLKIRQFYYSSLCITDNEMQTMQWASILEKVVKLQNSQQLCVVKNLSVHDIVMRLMRKDNYLIGMLNKGVLSFPVSKWVPGAGPIVKSGPSGTQRRIVLTKILEWTLNWCILQTMFDRNFRIRRDFISDPETLKKRLIIVGITMLVLSPFIVIFMLVYLFLKHAEQFYNHPSTASSRRWSNLSKWILREFNEVDHLFKHRINGSVIHASEYLKQFPSPVLSIVAKFISFVSGGFAAILIIIAFLEESLLEGHIFGRNLFWYAAVFGTITAISRAAVSDDHLVLDPLGAMSLVVQHTHYMPKRWRGKESSDDVRIEFETLFQYTGMMLLEEMASIFLTPYLLIFIVPERVDEILQFIDNFTADVEGVGHVCSFSAFDFQMHGNINYGAPCNSARVQRSSQGKMEKSFLSFQSSYPSWEPNSQGKQLISTLKAFREQKLQVQDRIPPYLPPRMQQWSPDTRVHGDLNNVFSREAFHNIQERGYQLGSLWLFNSEQKNYLNILEWYYTSGPHLEIKAEGDSPLRSSTVAESSRNLWMPPKMIHNEATHEENWGQLFDNDRSQNPLEVSTAAPLSHVSVLKHSDSVNAARDPISRSHWWARSDGQGMNAHTSFLEPPTFPRNTVNFSDSMSGRSIIEEEQDRYDNTQTSFLEPPTFYHNADTFYDNMSSRSIIDEDQDPYDLMRSSNRSHTIDIGDLDDGQFNLPFDDIYSRHSTSPELDPSNLG, from the exons ATGATGTTTAGTCGACAAAACGGTGCTAATGCACTTGATATTTTGAAACGGAAACTGTGCGGTGAATCATCATTAAGAACAGGCTTGCTCAATGACAGTCATGAAATAGAATTGTCCGATTATCAGAGAGCACCAAGTTCAGGTAGTGAAAGCCCTTCAGGGCTTCTTGATGGTGATAGTTTGAGTGTGGAACCCATTTCTGATCTTGATCTGTTTTTCGAGAGACTGTATGGCTACTATTGTGAAAAAGGTCTTTTGTGCATAGTAATAAAGTGGATAGTTGAACTTCTGAGTTTGGCTTTTACAATTTGTTTCTCTTGCTTTTTCTTGTTATACGTTGATTGGAATGGTCTTCGCAATGCCAAGTGTGGAATGGTTGCAGTGGAATCTGGAATAAAACCATGTGACCTGGTGAAGGAAGCTTTTCATGAGCATCCATTGACCCCTTTTACGCTGTCTACAGCTATTATTGTTGGATATCTGGGAATCTTTTCCATATACTGGATATTTTGTTTTCTACGGTTTTTTGCACAATTGAAGGAAACTCTGAAAATTCGTCAATTTTATTACAGCAG TCTCTGTATTACGGACAATGAAATGCAAACTATGCAATGGGCGTCTATTCTTGAAAAAGTTGTTAAGTTGCAGAACTCACAACAATTATGCGTAGTGAAGAACCTATCTGTGCATGATATTGTGATGCGATTGATGCGGAAGGATAACTACTTGATTGGGATGCTTAACAAAGGGGTGCTTTCTTTTCCAGTATCTAAGTGGGTTCCTGGAGCTGGTCCAATTGTGAAATCTGGTCCAAGCGGTACACAACGACGTATCGTATTGACAAAAATCCTGGAATGGACATTGAACTGGTGCATATTACAGACCATGTTTGACAG AAACTTCCGTATCAGGAGGGATTTCATTTCCGATCCTGAAACATTGAAGAAAAGGCTGATTATAGTTGGCATAACAATGCTAGTTCTTTCCCCTTTCATTGTCATATTCATGCTGGTGTATCTCTTCCTGAAGCATGCGGAACAATTCTACAATCATCCAAGTACAGCATCTTCTCGAAGATGGTCAAATCTTTCAAAGTGGATCTTAAGGGAATTTAACGAG GTTGACCATTTGTTCAAACACAGGATAAATGGCAGTGTAATACATGCTTCTGAATATCTAAAACAGTTCCCTTCTCCTGTATTATCGATCGTTGCCAAGTTTATCTCATTTGTGTCTGGTGGATTTGCTGCTATATTGATCATCATTGCATTTCTGGAAGAGTCTCTTCTGGAAGGCCAT ATTTTTGGTCGCAATTTGTTCTGGTATGCTGCTGTTTTTGGAACCATCACAGCCATCAGCCGGGCTGCAGTATCAGATGATCATCTTGTCCTTGACCCACTAGGTGCCATGTCTCTAGTTGTCCAGCATACACATTATATGCCAAAGAGATGGCGTGGCAAAGAGAGTTCTGATGATGTCCGGATCGAGTTTGAGACTCTATTTCAG TATACTGGAATGATGTTACTAGAAGAGATGGCTTCCATTTTTTTGACTCCTTATCTGCTTATATTTATTGTGCCAGAG CGAGTGGATGAAATTTTGCAGTTCATTGATAATTTTACAGCTGATGTTGAAGGTGTTGGTCATGTATGCAG CTTTAGTGCCTTCGACTTTCAAATGCATGGAAATATCAATTATGGTGCACCATGCAATTCAGCTCGTGTACAAAGGAGTTCACAAGGAAAAATGGAGAAATCTTTCTTAAG CTTTCAAAGTAGCTATCCTTCGTGGGAACCTAATAGTCAAGGAAAGCAACTTATCTCTACACTAAAAGCATTCAGGGAGCAAAAGTTGCAGGTCCAGGACCGCATTCCTCCATATCTGCCTCCTAGAATGCAGCAATGGAGTCCAGACACACGAGTCCATGGTGATTTAAACAATGTCTTCTCCAGAGAAGCGTTTCACAATATTCAAGAAAGGGGTTATCAATTAGGTTCCTTGTGGTTGTTCAATTCTGAACAGaagaattatttaaatattctcGAGTGGTACTACACATCTGGACCCCATCTTGAAATCAAGGCCGAAGGAGATTCCCCATTAAGATCATCTACTGTGGCCGAAAGCTCAAGAAACTTATGGATGCCACCTAAGATGATACATAATGAAGCAACACATGAGGAAAATTGGGGGCAATTGTTTGACAATGATAGATCACAGAACCCTCTGGAAGTTTCCACTGCAGCTCCCCTCTCCCATGTAAGTGTACTAAAACACAGTGACTCTGTCAATGCAGCACGTGACCCCATTAGTAGGAGTCATTGGTGGGCTAGAAGTGATGGACAAGGCATGAACGCGCATACAAGCTTCTTGGAACCTCCGACTTTCCCCCGCAATACAGTTAATTTTTCTGATAGTATGTCTGGTAGAAGCATAATAGAGGAAGAACAAGACCGCTATGACAACACACAGACGAGCTTCTTGGAACCTCCTACTTTCTACCACAACGCAGATACTTTTTACGATAATATGTCTAGTAGAAGCATAATAGATGAAGACCAAGACCCCTATGACTTGATGAGGAGCTCTAACAGGTCCCATACAATTGACATTGGTGACTTGGATGACGGACAATTCAATCTTCCTTTTGATGATATTTATAGTAGACATTCTACTAGTCCAGAATTAGATCCCTCGAATCTAGGGTGA
- the LOC141684213 gene encoding hyoscyamine 6-dioxygenase-like: MDNTAAAKYALNWFNVPSVPKSYVLPEKDRPGELPPVCHTLPVIDLGKRIEAETVQHIINASREFGFFQVINHGVSDDVICDTTKVFREFCEMPEKESSNSGGNSNWAYGNSTSFTRKGVDLWRENIKHPCYPLKDCMQQWPEKPNEYREAVSTYVTEVGKLGKTILELICKGLGLEEGYLNGISEVEILSANSYPPCPEPSLTLGVLRHHDPSLVTILYQGNVPGLQVMKDGMWISVGAMPDAFVVNIGTQLEMNSNGMVKSVEHRAVTNSKEARLSIAAFINPSPSCIVEPAQALVSELNPAQYKRAVYKEFVNNSGAFGPHTKTLQRA, translated from the exons atggACAATACTGCAGCTGCCAAATATGCTTTGAACTGGTTTAATGTTCCAAGTGTGCCCAAAAGTTACGTGTTACCGGAGAAAGATAGGCCCGGAGAGCTCCCTCCAGTATGCCATACGCTCCCGGTTATTGACCTTGGAAAGCGGATAGAGGCAGAGACAGTTCAACATATCATCAATGCTTCTCGAGAATTCGGATTCTTCCAG GTGATTAATCATGGAGTCTCGGATGATGTAATATGCGACACAACAAAAGTATTCAGGGAATTTTGCGAGATGCCTGAGAAAGAAAGTAGCAATTCTGGTGGTAATAGTAATTGGGCATATGGTAACAGCACTAGCTTTACCAGAAAGGGGGTTGATTTATGGAGAGAAAATATTAAACACCCTTGTTATCCTTTAAAGGATTGCATGCAACAGTGGCCAGAAAAACCAAACGAATACAG GGAAGCTGTTTCAACATATGTGACAGAAGTCGGGAAGTTGGGTAAAACAATTCTTGAGCTGATTTGCAAAGGTTTGGGACTTGAAGAGGGCTACTTAAATGGAATTAGTGAAGTTGAGATACTGTCAGCCAATAGTTATCCGCCATGTCCTGAACCGAGTTTGACACTGGGGGTTTTGAGACACCATGACCCTAGCCTGGTAACCATTCTCTACCAAGGAAATGTTCCCGGCCTTCAAGTTATGAAAGATGGGATGTGGATCAGTGTTGGGGCAATGCCAGATGCATTTGTTGTTAATATTGGCACCCAGTTAGAG ATGAATAGTAACGGGATGGTAAAAAGTGTTGAACATCGAGCTGTTACAAACTCAAAGGAAGCTAGGCTTAGTATTGCAGCTTTTATCAACCCTTCTCCAAGTTGCATTGTGGAACCTGCACAAGCTTTGGTCAGTGAACTCAATCCAGCACAATATAAGCGAGCGGTGTACAAAGAGTTTGTGAACAACTCCGGAGCTTTTGGTCCTCACACGAAAACTTTGCAGCGTGCATGA
- the LOC141686450 gene encoding hyoscyamine 6-dioxygenase-like, which translates to MAQSDLLVASWCKSVKSLPANYIMPPELRTTDFSVSKDIPVLDLEQDSGNGRSTLVQQIIKASEEFGAFQVINHGVSDDLMHETMRVYEEFFSMPVDDHESLLSDDFFKSVRFYTSGYSYANEEVHLWKDSLKHPACAHPLDAVVQGWPNKPERYRDVITKYSVEVNKLNHRILDLICEGLGLEHGFFRGELSKVMGMVINNYPPCPEPSLALGLHAHCDPYTLTLIQQQVYGLQIKKRGQWIGVDPIANAFIIMIPYQLQVISNGKLSSCEHRGVTNSDTARISIVTFCGPSDESIIGPAEELVSASNPPRFKTYKCSDFLMNYLDHLSKRKLSNETALGPYLL; encoded by the exons ATGGCTCAATCAGATTTGCTAGTTGCAAGCTGGTGCAAAAGTGTCAAGTCCCTGCCTGCAAATTACATAATGCCACCAGAACTAAGAACTACTGATTTTTCGGTTTCCAAAGACATTCCGGTACTTGATTTAGAACAAGATTCTGGCAATGGTAGATCAACTTTAGTCCAACAGATAATCAAGGCCAGCGAGGAGTTTGGGGCTTTTCAG GTGATCAACCATGGAGTATCAGACGACTTGATGCATGAAACAATGAGGGTGTATGAGGAATTCTTCAGCATGCCTGTCGATGATCACGAAAGCTTACTGTCGGATGATTTTTTCAAGAGCGTTAGGTTCTACACAAGCGGCTATAGTTACGCTAATGAGGAAGTTCATCTGTGGAAAGACAGTTTGAAACACCCTGCATGCGCACATCCACTAGATGCAGTTGTTCAAGGTTGGCCTAATAAGCCAGAGAGATACAG AGATGTTATAACAAAATATTCAGTGGAAGTGAATAAGTTAAACCATAGGATCTTGGACCTGATCTGTGAAGGACTTGGGCTCGAACACGGTTTTTTCAGAGGGGAGCTAAGCAAAGTAATGGGTATGGTGATCAACAATTATCCACCATGTCCAGAACCGAGTTTGGCCTTGGGTTTACATGCACACTGTGACCCTTACACCTTAACCCTGATTCAGCAACAAGTCTATGGGCTTCAAATCAAGAAAAGAGGCCAATGGATTGGTGTAGACCCAATTGCCAATGCTTTCATTATCATGATACCTTACCAATTACAG GTCATCAGTAATGGAAAgctaagcagctgtgagcatcgGGGAGTGACAAATTCAGACACTGCTCGGATATCGATTGTCACCTTCTGCGGTCCGTCTGATGAAAGTATTATCGGACCTGCAGAAGAGCTTGTGAGTGCTTCCAATCCACCGCGTTTTAAAACATATAAGTGCTCGGATTTCCTGATGAATTATCTAGATCACTTATCCAAGAGGAAGCTTTCCAATGAAACAGCATTGGGTCCTTACCTGCTCTAG
- the LOC141682819 gene encoding uncharacterized protein LOC141682819, which yields MEASLSSLKQLSQLVLVLFLVYLATATEASSTSRKIKPGFIYTRTRGKCTPQYWSSRSESWPRMVPEESTVSNVFGSRAYERYRYDLTLLEATERNDDVENEFARLVKQSTAALLNSYARKEYPYSAWEIKTLVIQGLVSKEAAAKRAQLFHEANQACN from the exons ATGGAAGCTTCTCTTTCTTCTCTAAAACAACTGAGTCAACTCGTTCTCGTTCTTTTTCTTGTTTACTTGGCAACAGCTACTGAAGCATCATCAACTAGCCGCAAGATTAAGCCTGGATTTATTTACACCAGGACCAGAGGGAAATGCACTCCCCA GTACTGGAGCAGCAGGAGCGAGTCATGGCCAAGGATGGTTCCAGAAGAATCAACGGTATCAAACGTGTTTGGATCAAGAGCATATGAACGGTACAGATACGATCTAACATTACTAGAAGCAACGGAACGAAACGACGACGTAGAGAACGAGTTCGCTCGGCTAGTCAAACAGTCAACGGCAGCACTACTAAACTCGTATGCAAGAAAAGAATATCCATATTCAGCATGGGAAATAAAGACACTTGTTATACAAGGATTGGTTTCTAAAGAAGCTGCTGCCAAACGAGCCCAGTTATTTCATGAGGCTAATCAAGCATGTAATTAA